From Temnothorax longispinosus isolate EJ_2023e chromosome 3, Tlon_JGU_v1, whole genome shotgun sequence, one genomic window encodes:
- the LOC139809706 gene encoding uncharacterized protein isoform X6: protein MKAHILNVHGISLDDETVTLPDDLKQYYSELTGYKAKCNNCGKAVSFLTNIENLRVHLRRHSTRIQSRDEENLQTLVEAITVPHLVSDNLYYRTTPTKKRSKLWNYFEELKPKLLKCTSCKKEIKVSDPTGYTKVMRMHLSRRGIFLDNDILSLPDDLRQYYSMLPGYKAKCNNCGETISFLTTFSSLRRHFRRHCTRTHSQDETAQTKKRSKLWNYFEYLKPKLLKCTTCKKEIKISHPKHYVTRMRMRIHLSRHGIFLDTLPDDLRQCYSELPGYKAKCNNCGETVSFLTNFSNLRRHFRRHCTRIQNQNETVMVPRKKRSKLWNYFEKLKPKLLKCTTCKKEIKVSYPKYRITIMRKHLSRHEIFLDDDIRTLPDDLRQCYSELPGYKAKCNNCGETVSFLTTFSSLRRHFRRHCTRTHSQDDLSTSTSTCCVMDSSAKRQNQDTSSLPIQSFKETTEKTETLDEPSTSISTSYDTNHTAECQSQETVDLALQTCEQSRKQTRARVGTAQTKKRSKLWNYFEELKPLLVKCKKCKKHFDVPDKKKLMRTFRRHLFNVHGIFLDNDTLSLPDDLKQYCSELPGYKAKCNNCGQTVSFLTNFRNLRKHLKRHSTRIQSRDETTPTKKRSKLWNYFEELKPKLLKCTSCKKEIKVSDPTRYTKVMRMHLSRHGIFLDNDILSLPDDLRQYYSMLPGYKAKCNNCGKAMSFLTNFSNLREHLRRHYFSNKNPESK from the exons atgaaagcaCACATATTAAATGTACATGGAATATCTCTTGATGATGAGACTGTCACACTACCTGACgacttaaaacaatattactcggagttaacgggatataaggcaaaatgtaataattgtggCAAAGCAGTGTCTTTcttaacaaatattgaaaatttacgaGTACATTTAAGAAGACATTCCACAAGAATCCAGAGTCGagatga AGAAAATCTACAAACGCTTGTTGAGGCAATTACTGTACCACATTTAGTGTCAGACAATCTGTATTACAGGACGACACCGACAAAAAAACGCAGCAAgttgtggaattatttcgaggaattaAAACCTAAGCTACTAAAGTGCACGagctgtaaaaaagaaattaaggtaTCTGACCCAACAGGATACACAAAAGTAATGAGAATGCACTTAAGTAGACGtggaatatttctcgataatgaCATTCTCTCACTACCTGACGACTTAAGGCAATATTACTCGATGTTACcgggatataaggcaaaatgtaataattgcggCGAAACAATATCCTTCTTAACAACTTTTAGCAGTTTACGAAGACATTTCAGAAGACATTGCACAAGAACTCATAGTCAagatga GACGGCACAGACAAAAAAACGCAGCAAgttgtggaattatttcgagtACTTGAAACCTAAGCTGCTAAAGTGCACgacctgtaaaaaagaaattaaaatatctcatcCAAAACACTACGTAACAAGAATGAGAATGAGAATACACTTAAGTAGACATGGGATATTTCTCGACACACTACCTGACGACTTAAGGCAATGTTACTCGGAATTACcgggatataaggcaaaatgtaataattgcggCGAAACAGTATCCTTCTTAACAAATTTTAGCAATTTACGAAGACATTTCAGAAGACATTGCACAAGAATCCAGAATCAAaatga AACAGTTATGGTACCGAGAAAAAAACGCAGCAAAttgtggaattatttcgagaaattAAAACCTAAGCTGCTAAAGTGCACgacctgtaaaaaagaaattaaggtaTCTTACCCAAAATACCGCATAACAATAATGAGAAAACACTTAAGTAgacatgaaatatttctcgatgATGACATTCGTACACTACCTGACGACTTAAGACAATGTTACTCGGAATTACcgggatataaggcaaaatgtaataattgcggCGAAACAGTATCCTTCTTAACAACTTTTAGCAGTTTACGAAGACATTTCAGAAGACATTGCACAAGAACTCATAGTCAagatga TCTAAGCACTTCAACTTCGACGTGTTGTGTTATGGATTCTTCTGCAAAACGTCAAAATCAAGATACATCTAGTTTGCCCATTCAATCATTTAAAGAAACGACAGAAAAGACAGAAACACTTGatga ACCAAGCACTTCAATTTCAACGAGTTACGATACCAATCATACTGCAGAATGTCAGAGTCAGGAAACAGTTGATTTGGCTCTGCAAACATGTGAACAATCGAGAAAACAAACAAGGGCACGTGTtgg AACGGCACAGACAAAAAAACGTAGCAAgttgtggaattatttcgaggaaCTGAAACCTTTGTTGGTAAAGTgcaaaaagtgtaaaaaacACTTTGATGTacctgataaaaaaaaacttatgcGAACATTCAGAAGACACTTATTTAATGTACatggaatatttctcgataatgaCACTCTCTCACTACCTGACgacttaaaacaatattgcTCGGAATTACcgggatataaggcaaaatgtaataattgcggCCAAACAGTATCCTTcttaacaaattttagaaatttacgaaaacatttaaaaagacATTCCACAAGAATCCAGAGTCGagatga GACGACACCGACAAAAAAACGCAGCAAgttgtggaattatttcgaggaattaAAACCTAAGCTACTAAAGTGCACGagctgtaaaaaagaaattaaggtaTCTGACCCAACAAGATACACAAAAGTAATGAGAATGCACTTAAGTAGACatggaatatttctcgataatgaCATTCTCTCACTACCTGACGACTTAAGGCAATATTACTCGATGTTACCAGGATATaaagcaaaatgtaataattgtggTAAAGCAATGTCTTtcttaacaaatttttcaaatttaagagAACATTTAAGAAGACATTATTTTTCCAACAAAAATCCAGAGTCAAaatga
- the LOC139809706 gene encoding uncharacterized protein isoform X9 yields MQMRIVKYSMTVIIALTRKRSKLWNYFEKLNHSLVKCTTCKKEIKTPNPTRRTKIMKAHILNVHGISLDDETVTLPDDLKQYYSELTGYKAKCNNCGKAVSFLTNIENLRVHLRRHSTRIQSRDEENLQTLVEAITVPHLVSDNLYYRTTPTKKRSKLWNYFEELKPKLLKCTSCKKEIKVSDPTGYTKVMRMHLSRRGIFLDNDILSLPDDLRQYYSMLPGYKAKCNNCGETISFLTTFSSLRRHFRRHCTRTHSQDETAQTKKRSKLWNYFEYLKPKLLKCTTCKKEIKISHPKHYVTRMRMRIHLSRHGIFLDTLPDDLRQCYSELPGYKAKCNNCGETVSFLTNFSNLRRHFRRHCTRIQNQNETVMVPRKKRSKLWNYFEKLKPKLLKCTTCKKEIKVSYPKYRITIMRKHLSRHEIFLDDDIRTLPDDLRQCYSELPGYKAKCNNCGETVSFLTTFSSLRRHFRRHCTRTHSQDDLSTSTSTCCVMDSSAKRQNQDTSSLPIQSFKETTEKTETLDEPSTSISTSYDTNHTAECQSQETVDLALQTCEQSRKQTRARVGTTPTKKRSKLWNYFEELKPKLLKCTSCKKEIKVSDPTRYTKVMRMHLSRHGIFLDNDILSLPDDLRQYYSMLPGYKAKCNNCGKAMSFLTNFSNLREHLRRHYFSNKNPESK; encoded by the exons atgcAAATGCGTATTGTGAAGTACTCAAT GACGGTTATAATTGCACTGACAAGAAAACGTAGCAAgttgtggaattatttcgagaagTTAAATCATTCGCTGGTAAAGTGCACgacctgtaaaaaagaaattaagacaCCTAATCCAACAAGACgcacaaaaataatgaaagcaCACATATTAAATGTACATGGAATATCTCTTGATGATGAGACTGTCACACTACCTGACgacttaaaacaatattactcggagttaacgggatataaggcaaaatgtaataattgtggCAAAGCAGTGTCTTTcttaacaaatattgaaaatttacgaGTACATTTAAGAAGACATTCCACAAGAATCCAGAGTCGagatga AGAAAATCTACAAACGCTTGTTGAGGCAATTACTGTACCACATTTAGTGTCAGACAATCTGTATTACAGGACGACACCGACAAAAAAACGCAGCAAgttgtggaattatttcgaggaattaAAACCTAAGCTACTAAAGTGCACGagctgtaaaaaagaaattaaggtaTCTGACCCAACAGGATACACAAAAGTAATGAGAATGCACTTAAGTAGACGtggaatatttctcgataatgaCATTCTCTCACTACCTGACGACTTAAGGCAATATTACTCGATGTTACcgggatataaggcaaaatgtaataattgcggCGAAACAATATCCTTCTTAACAACTTTTAGCAGTTTACGAAGACATTTCAGAAGACATTGCACAAGAACTCATAGTCAagatga GACGGCACAGACAAAAAAACGCAGCAAgttgtggaattatttcgagtACTTGAAACCTAAGCTGCTAAAGTGCACgacctgtaaaaaagaaattaaaatatctcatcCAAAACACTACGTAACAAGAATGAGAATGAGAATACACTTAAGTAGACATGGGATATTTCTCGACACACTACCTGACGACTTAAGGCAATGTTACTCGGAATTACcgggatataaggcaaaatgtaataattgcggCGAAACAGTATCCTTCTTAACAAATTTTAGCAATTTACGAAGACATTTCAGAAGACATTGCACAAGAATCCAGAATCAAaatga AACAGTTATGGTACCGAGAAAAAAACGCAGCAAAttgtggaattatttcgagaaattAAAACCTAAGCTGCTAAAGTGCACgacctgtaaaaaagaaattaaggtaTCTTACCCAAAATACCGCATAACAATAATGAGAAAACACTTAAGTAgacatgaaatatttctcgatgATGACATTCGTACACTACCTGACGACTTAAGACAATGTTACTCGGAATTACcgggatataaggcaaaatgtaataattgcggCGAAACAGTATCCTTCTTAACAACTTTTAGCAGTTTACGAAGACATTTCAGAAGACATTGCACAAGAACTCATAGTCAagatga TCTAAGCACTTCAACTTCGACGTGTTGTGTTATGGATTCTTCTGCAAAACGTCAAAATCAAGATACATCTAGTTTGCCCATTCAATCATTTAAAGAAACGACAGAAAAGACAGAAACACTTGatga ACCAAGCACTTCAATTTCAACGAGTTACGATACCAATCATACTGCAGAATGTCAGAGTCAGGAAACAGTTGATTTGGCTCTGCAAACATGTGAACAATCGAGAAAACAAACAAGGGCACGTGTtgg GACGACACCGACAAAAAAACGCAGCAAgttgtggaattatttcgaggaattaAAACCTAAGCTACTAAAGTGCACGagctgtaaaaaagaaattaaggtaTCTGACCCAACAAGATACACAAAAGTAATGAGAATGCACTTAAGTAGACatggaatatttctcgataatgaCATTCTCTCACTACCTGACGACTTAAGGCAATATTACTCGATGTTACCAGGATATaaagcaaaatgtaataattgtggTAAAGCAATGTCTTtcttaacaaatttttcaaatttaagagAACATTTAAGAAGACATTATTTTTCCAACAAAAATCCAGAGTCAAaatga
- the LOC139809706 gene encoding uncharacterized protein isoform X3, with protein MQMRIVKYSMTVIIALTRKRSKLWNYFEKLNHSLVKCTTCKKEIKTPNPTRRTKIMKAHILNVHGISLDDETVTLPDDLKQYYSELTGYKAKCNNCGKAVSFLTNIENLRVHLRRHSTRIQSRDETTPTKKRSKLWNYFEELKPKLLKCTSCKKEIKVSDPTGYTKVMRMHLSRRGIFLDNDILSLPDDLRQYYSMLPGYKAKCNNCGETISFLTTFSSLRRHFRRHCTRTHSQDETAQTKKRSKLWNYFEYLKPKLLKCTTCKKEIKISHPKHYVTRMRMRIHLSRHGIFLDTLPDDLRQCYSELPGYKAKCNNCGETVSFLTNFSNLRRHFRRHCTRIQNQNETVMVPRKKRSKLWNYFEKLKPKLLKCTTCKKEIKVSYPKYRITIMRKHLSRHEIFLDDDIRTLPDDLRQCYSELPGYKAKCNNCGETVSFLTTFSSLRRHFRRHCTRTHSQDDLSTSTSTCCVMDSSAKRQNQDTSSLPIQSFKETTEKTETLDEPSTSISTSYDTNHTAECQSQETVDLALQTCEQSRKQTRARVGTAQTKKRSKLWNYFEELKPLLVKCKKCKKHFDVPDKKKLMRTFRRHLFNVHGIFLDNDTLSLPDDLKQYCSELPGYKAKCNNCGQTVSFLTNFRNLRKHLKRHSTRIQSRDETTPTKKRSKLWNYFEELKPKLLKCTSCKKEIKVSDPTRYTKVMRMHLSRHGIFLDNDILSLPDDLRQYYSMLPGYKAKCNNCGKAMSFLTNFSNLREHLRRHYFSNKNPESK; from the exons atgcAAATGCGTATTGTGAAGTACTCAAT GACGGTTATAATTGCACTGACAAGAAAACGTAGCAAgttgtggaattatttcgagaagTTAAATCATTCGCTGGTAAAGTGCACgacctgtaaaaaagaaattaagacaCCTAATCCAACAAGACgcacaaaaataatgaaagcaCACATATTAAATGTACATGGAATATCTCTTGATGATGAGACTGTCACACTACCTGACgacttaaaacaatattactcggagttaacgggatataaggcaaaatgtaataattgtggCAAAGCAGTGTCTTTcttaacaaatattgaaaatttacgaGTACATTTAAGAAGACATTCCACAAGAATCCAGAGTCGagatga GACGACACCGACAAAAAAACGCAGCAAgttgtggaattatttcgaggaattaAAACCTAAGCTACTAAAGTGCACGagctgtaaaaaagaaattaaggtaTCTGACCCAACAGGATACACAAAAGTAATGAGAATGCACTTAAGTAGACGtggaatatttctcgataatgaCATTCTCTCACTACCTGACGACTTAAGGCAATATTACTCGATGTTACcgggatataaggcaaaatgtaataattgcggCGAAACAATATCCTTCTTAACAACTTTTAGCAGTTTACGAAGACATTTCAGAAGACATTGCACAAGAACTCATAGTCAagatga GACGGCACAGACAAAAAAACGCAGCAAgttgtggaattatttcgagtACTTGAAACCTAAGCTGCTAAAGTGCACgacctgtaaaaaagaaattaaaatatctcatcCAAAACACTACGTAACAAGAATGAGAATGAGAATACACTTAAGTAGACATGGGATATTTCTCGACACACTACCTGACGACTTAAGGCAATGTTACTCGGAATTACcgggatataaggcaaaatgtaataattgcggCGAAACAGTATCCTTCTTAACAAATTTTAGCAATTTACGAAGACATTTCAGAAGACATTGCACAAGAATCCAGAATCAAaatga AACAGTTATGGTACCGAGAAAAAAACGCAGCAAAttgtggaattatttcgagaaattAAAACCTAAGCTGCTAAAGTGCACgacctgtaaaaaagaaattaaggtaTCTTACCCAAAATACCGCATAACAATAATGAGAAAACACTTAAGTAgacatgaaatatttctcgatgATGACATTCGTACACTACCTGACGACTTAAGACAATGTTACTCGGAATTACcgggatataaggcaaaatgtaataattgcggCGAAACAGTATCCTTCTTAACAACTTTTAGCAGTTTACGAAGACATTTCAGAAGACATTGCACAAGAACTCATAGTCAagatga TCTAAGCACTTCAACTTCGACGTGTTGTGTTATGGATTCTTCTGCAAAACGTCAAAATCAAGATACATCTAGTTTGCCCATTCAATCATTTAAAGAAACGACAGAAAAGACAGAAACACTTGatga ACCAAGCACTTCAATTTCAACGAGTTACGATACCAATCATACTGCAGAATGTCAGAGTCAGGAAACAGTTGATTTGGCTCTGCAAACATGTGAACAATCGAGAAAACAAACAAGGGCACGTGTtgg AACGGCACAGACAAAAAAACGTAGCAAgttgtggaattatttcgaggaaCTGAAACCTTTGTTGGTAAAGTgcaaaaagtgtaaaaaacACTTTGATGTacctgataaaaaaaaacttatgcGAACATTCAGAAGACACTTATTTAATGTACatggaatatttctcgataatgaCACTCTCTCACTACCTGACgacttaaaacaatattgcTCGGAATTACcgggatataaggcaaaatgtaataattgcggCCAAACAGTATCCTTcttaacaaattttagaaatttacgaaaacatttaaaaagacATTCCACAAGAATCCAGAGTCGagatga GACGACACCGACAAAAAAACGCAGCAAgttgtggaattatttcgaggaattaAAACCTAAGCTACTAAAGTGCACGagctgtaaaaaagaaattaaggtaTCTGACCCAACAAGATACACAAAAGTAATGAGAATGCACTTAAGTAGACatggaatatttctcgataatgaCATTCTCTCACTACCTGACGACTTAAGGCAATATTACTCGATGTTACCAGGATATaaagcaaaatgtaataattgtggTAAAGCAATGTCTTtcttaacaaatttttcaaatttaagagAACATTTAAGAAGACATTATTTTTCCAACAAAAATCCAGAGTCAAaatga
- the LOC139809706 gene encoding uncharacterized protein isoform X5: MQMRIVKYSMTVIIALTRKRSKLWNYFEKLNHSLVKCTTCKKEIKTPNPTRRTKIMKAHILNVHGISLDDETVTLPDDLKQYYSELTGYKAKCNNCGKAVSFLTNIENLRVHLRRHSTRIQSRDEENLQTLVEAITVPHLVSDNLYYRTTPTKKRSKLWNYFEELKPKLLKCTSCKKEIKVSDPTGYTKVMRMHLSRRGIFLDNDILSLPDDLRQYYSMLPGYKAKCNNCGETISFLTTFSSLRRHFRRHCTRTHSQDETAQTKKRSKLWNYFEYLKPKLLKCTTCKKEIKISHPKHYVTRMRMRIHLSRHGIFLDTLPDDLRQCYSELPGYKAKCNNCGETVSFLTNFSNLRRHFRRHCTRIQNQNETVMVPRKKRSKLWNYFEKLKPKLLKCTTCKKEIKVSYPKYRITIMRKHLSRHEIFLDDDIRTLPDDLRQCYSELPGYKAKCNNCGETVSFLTTFSSLRRHFRRHCTRTHSQDDTSISTSYDTNHTAECQSQETVDLALQTCEQSRKQTRARVGTAQTKKRSKLWNYFEELKPLLVKCKKCKKHFDVPDKKKLMRTFRRHLFNVHGIFLDNDTLSLPDDLKQYCSELPGYKAKCNNCGQTVSFLTNFRNLRKHLKRHSTRIQSRDETTPTKKRSKLWNYFEELKPKLLKCTSCKKEIKVSDPTRYTKVMRMHLSRHGIFLDNDILSLPDDLRQYYSMLPGYKAKCNNCGKAMSFLTNFSNLREHLRRHYFSNKNPESK, from the exons atgcAAATGCGTATTGTGAAGTACTCAAT GACGGTTATAATTGCACTGACAAGAAAACGTAGCAAgttgtggaattatttcgagaagTTAAATCATTCGCTGGTAAAGTGCACgacctgtaaaaaagaaattaagacaCCTAATCCAACAAGACgcacaaaaataatgaaagcaCACATATTAAATGTACATGGAATATCTCTTGATGATGAGACTGTCACACTACCTGACgacttaaaacaatattactcggagttaacgggatataaggcaaaatgtaataattgtggCAAAGCAGTGTCTTTcttaacaaatattgaaaatttacgaGTACATTTAAGAAGACATTCCACAAGAATCCAGAGTCGagatga AGAAAATCTACAAACGCTTGTTGAGGCAATTACTGTACCACATTTAGTGTCAGACAATCTGTATTACAGGACGACACCGACAAAAAAACGCAGCAAgttgtggaattatttcgaggaattaAAACCTAAGCTACTAAAGTGCACGagctgtaaaaaagaaattaaggtaTCTGACCCAACAGGATACACAAAAGTAATGAGAATGCACTTAAGTAGACGtggaatatttctcgataatgaCATTCTCTCACTACCTGACGACTTAAGGCAATATTACTCGATGTTACcgggatataaggcaaaatgtaataattgcggCGAAACAATATCCTTCTTAACAACTTTTAGCAGTTTACGAAGACATTTCAGAAGACATTGCACAAGAACTCATAGTCAagatga GACGGCACAGACAAAAAAACGCAGCAAgttgtggaattatttcgagtACTTGAAACCTAAGCTGCTAAAGTGCACgacctgtaaaaaagaaattaaaatatctcatcCAAAACACTACGTAACAAGAATGAGAATGAGAATACACTTAAGTAGACATGGGATATTTCTCGACACACTACCTGACGACTTAAGGCAATGTTACTCGGAATTACcgggatataaggcaaaatgtaataattgcggCGAAACAGTATCCTTCTTAACAAATTTTAGCAATTTACGAAGACATTTCAGAAGACATTGCACAAGAATCCAGAATCAAaatga AACAGTTATGGTACCGAGAAAAAAACGCAGCAAAttgtggaattatttcgagaaattAAAACCTAAGCTGCTAAAGTGCACgacctgtaaaaaagaaattaaggtaTCTTACCCAAAATACCGCATAACAATAATGAGAAAACACTTAAGTAgacatgaaatatttctcgatgATGACATTCGTACACTACCTGACGACTTAAGACAATGTTACTCGGAATTACcgggatataaggcaaaatgtaataattgcggCGAAACAGTATCCTTCTTAACAACTTTTAGCAGTTTACGAAGACATTTCAGAAGACATTGCACAAGAACTCATAGTCAagatga CACTTCAATTTCAACGAGTTACGATACCAATCATACTGCAGAATGTCAGAGTCAGGAAACAGTTGATTTGGCTCTGCAAACATGTGAACAATCGAGAAAACAAACAAGGGCACGTGTtgg AACGGCACAGACAAAAAAACGTAGCAAgttgtggaattatttcgaggaaCTGAAACCTTTGTTGGTAAAGTgcaaaaagtgtaaaaaacACTTTGATGTacctgataaaaaaaaacttatgcGAACATTCAGAAGACACTTATTTAATGTACatggaatatttctcgataatgaCACTCTCTCACTACCTGACgacttaaaacaatattgcTCGGAATTACcgggatataaggcaaaatgtaataattgcggCCAAACAGTATCCTTcttaacaaattttagaaatttacgaaaacatttaaaaagacATTCCACAAGAATCCAGAGTCGagatga GACGACACCGACAAAAAAACGCAGCAAgttgtggaattatttcgaggaattaAAACCTAAGCTACTAAAGTGCACGagctgtaaaaaagaaattaaggtaTCTGACCCAACAAGATACACAAAAGTAATGAGAATGCACTTAAGTAGACatggaatatttctcgataatgaCATTCTCTCACTACCTGACGACTTAAGGCAATATTACTCGATGTTACCAGGATATaaagcaaaatgtaataattgtggTAAAGCAATGTCTTtcttaacaaatttttcaaatttaagagAACATTTAAGAAGACATTATTTTTCCAACAAAAATCCAGAGTCAAaatga
- the LOC139809706 gene encoding uncharacterized protein isoform X10 → MQMRIVKYSMTVIIALTRKRSKLWNYFEKLNHSLVKCTTCKKEIKTPNPTRRTKIMKAHILNVHGISLDDETVTLPDDLKQYYSELTGYKAKCNNCGKAVSFLTNIENLRVHLRRHSTRIQSRDEENLQTLVEAITVPHLVSDNLYYRTTPTKKRSKLWNYFEELKPKLLKCTSCKKEIKVSDPTGYTKVMRMHLSRRGIFLDNDILSLPDDLRQYYSMLPGYKAKCNNCGETISFLTTFSSLRRHFRRHCTRTHSQDETAQTKKRSKLWNYFEYLKPKLLKCTTCKKEIKISHPKHYVTRMRMRIHLSRHGIFLDTLPDDLRQCYSELPGYKAKCNNCGETVSFLTNFSNLRRHFRRHCTRIQNQNETVMVPRKKRSKLWNYFEKLKPKLLKCTTCKKEIKVSYPKYRITIMRKHLSRHEIFLDDDIRTLPDDLRQCYSELPGYKAKCNNCGETVSFLTTFSSLRRHFRRHCTRTHSQDDTSISTSYDTNHTAECQSQETVDLALQTCEQSRKQTRARVGTTPTKKRSKLWNYFEELKPKLLKCTSCKKEIKVSDPTRYTKVMRMHLSRHGIFLDNDILSLPDDLRQYYSMLPGYKAKCNNCGKAMSFLTNFSNLREHLRRHYFSNKNPESK, encoded by the exons atgcAAATGCGTATTGTGAAGTACTCAAT GACGGTTATAATTGCACTGACAAGAAAACGTAGCAAgttgtggaattatttcgagaagTTAAATCATTCGCTGGTAAAGTGCACgacctgtaaaaaagaaattaagacaCCTAATCCAACAAGACgcacaaaaataatgaaagcaCACATATTAAATGTACATGGAATATCTCTTGATGATGAGACTGTCACACTACCTGACgacttaaaacaatattactcggagttaacgggatataaggcaaaatgtaataattgtggCAAAGCAGTGTCTTTcttaacaaatattgaaaatttacgaGTACATTTAAGAAGACATTCCACAAGAATCCAGAGTCGagatga AGAAAATCTACAAACGCTTGTTGAGGCAATTACTGTACCACATTTAGTGTCAGACAATCTGTATTACAGGACGACACCGACAAAAAAACGCAGCAAgttgtggaattatttcgaggaattaAAACCTAAGCTACTAAAGTGCACGagctgtaaaaaagaaattaaggtaTCTGACCCAACAGGATACACAAAAGTAATGAGAATGCACTTAAGTAGACGtggaatatttctcgataatgaCATTCTCTCACTACCTGACGACTTAAGGCAATATTACTCGATGTTACcgggatataaggcaaaatgtaataattgcggCGAAACAATATCCTTCTTAACAACTTTTAGCAGTTTACGAAGACATTTCAGAAGACATTGCACAAGAACTCATAGTCAagatga GACGGCACAGACAAAAAAACGCAGCAAgttgtggaattatttcgagtACTTGAAACCTAAGCTGCTAAAGTGCACgacctgtaaaaaagaaattaaaatatctcatcCAAAACACTACGTAACAAGAATGAGAATGAGAATACACTTAAGTAGACATGGGATATTTCTCGACACACTACCTGACGACTTAAGGCAATGTTACTCGGAATTACcgggatataaggcaaaatgtaataattgcggCGAAACAGTATCCTTCTTAACAAATTTTAGCAATTTACGAAGACATTTCAGAAGACATTGCACAAGAATCCAGAATCAAaatga AACAGTTATGGTACCGAGAAAAAAACGCAGCAAAttgtggaattatttcgagaaattAAAACCTAAGCTGCTAAAGTGCACgacctgtaaaaaagaaattaaggtaTCTTACCCAAAATACCGCATAACAATAATGAGAAAACACTTAAGTAgacatgaaatatttctcgatgATGACATTCGTACACTACCTGACGACTTAAGACAATGTTACTCGGAATTACcgggatataaggcaaaatgtaataattgcggCGAAACAGTATCCTTCTTAACAACTTTTAGCAGTTTACGAAGACATTTCAGAAGACATTGCACAAGAACTCATAGTCAagatga CACTTCAATTTCAACGAGTTACGATACCAATCATACTGCAGAATGTCAGAGTCAGGAAACAGTTGATTTGGCTCTGCAAACATGTGAACAATCGAGAAAACAAACAAGGGCACGTGTtgg GACGACACCGACAAAAAAACGCAGCAAgttgtggaattatttcgaggaattaAAACCTAAGCTACTAAAGTGCACGagctgtaaaaaagaaattaaggtaTCTGACCCAACAAGATACACAAAAGTAATGAGAATGCACTTAAGTAGACatggaatatttctcgataatgaCATTCTCTCACTACCTGACGACTTAAGGCAATATTACTCGATGTTACCAGGATATaaagcaaaatgtaataattgtggTAAAGCAATGTCTTtcttaacaaatttttcaaatttaagagAACATTTAAGAAGACATTATTTTTCCAACAAAAATCCAGAGTCAAaatga